The following are from one region of the Candidatus Binatia bacterium genome:
- the rpsU gene encoding 30S ribosomal protein S21 — MEVRVDGSLERAMRVLKKKLAAEGVFKEMKVRAFYEKPSVRRKRKRQEAERKRRKALRRAQRQNP, encoded by the coding sequence ATGGAGGTACGAGTCGATGGCTCTCTCGAGCGCGCAATGCGCGTGCTCAAGAAGAAGCTCGCCGCCGAGGGCGTGTTCAAGGAGATGAAGGTTCGCGCTTTTTACGAAAAGCCGAGCGTTCGTCGCAAGCGCAAGCGCCAGGAAGCCGAACGCAAGCGCCGCAAGGCCCTGCGTCGCGCACAGCGCCAGAACCCCTGA